Genomic window (Pseudomonadota bacterium):
AACACCGTGCCAACCGTGTGGTTGTTGGAAAGCGGCTTGTCGAACTGCGAATCCCGCACATTCGCGTGTCCCTGATGCCGCCCGCTCAAGAACGACGCGCGCGCAGGAGCGCACACCGGTGCTGCGACGTAGTGGTGCGTCAGCTTGACGCCGTGCGCGGCCAGGCGGTCGATCGCCGGCGTGTCGAACTTCTTTGGAGCTCGGCTCCCGCGATCCTGCCAAAAAGAGCCCAGGTCGCCGTAACCCAAATCGTCGACCAGAATGAAGAGGATATTGGGCTGCGGATTCGCAGCCTGTGTCGGTTGCGTGGTCGAGCTCTTGGAGGCAGCCGCTTCCGGCTGCTGGCGGCGTGGTGGCTTCGCGCCTGGCGAGCACCCAGGGCGCGTGCACGCCAGCAGCGACAGCGCAGCAACGACGAGATGGCAGCTATGCCTCATGGAACCTTCCTAGTTAAATCCGATCCAAGCCCGGGTGGCCACGGCATGTGGTAAGAGAAAGAATGCAGGCAGCTTAGTCAAACTGCCGCCAAGCTGCCGTCAAGCTGCCGTCAAGCTGCGATGAAGCTCTACACCTACTTCCGATCTTCGGCAGCGTATCGGGTCCGGATCGCCTTGCACATCAAAGACGTGGATTTCGACACGCTGGGGGTCCACTTGTTGCGAGACGGAGGCGAGCAACACACGGAGCACTACAGGAAGCTCAACCCCCAGGCGCGTGTTCCCACGCTGGTCCACGGCGAGTACGTGCTAACGCAATCCCTGGCTCAGCTCGAGTACCTGGAGGAGCACCTTCCTGGACCTGCGTTGCTGCCGGCGTCGCCGCAAGCGCGGGCCCGTGTGCGTTCGCTGGCCTACGTAATCGCATGCGACATTCACCCGCTGCAGAACCTGAGCGTGCTCAACTACCTGGACGATGAGCTTGAAGCCAGCGACGAGCAGC
Coding sequences:
- the maiA gene encoding maleylacetoacetate isomerase, with the translated sequence MKLYTYFRSSAAYRVRIALHIKDVDFDTLGVHLLRDGGEQHTEHYRKLNPQARVPTLVHGEYVLTQSLAQLEYLEEHLPGPALLPASPQARARVRSLAYVIACDIHPLQNLSVLNYLDDELEASDEQRKQWCQHWIGRGLDAFEELVARDAQTGRCCHGDCPTLADICLIPQLYNARRFECGVGRWPTIERIEAHCLSLKPFSDAHPERQPDTPEQLRAQD